One Streptomyces lincolnensis genomic region harbors:
- a CDS encoding alpha/beta fold hydrolase encodes MRFIFVHGTGVRRERFDDLFRWVCKGLVERFQDADVEPCYWGDTFGTTLSAGGASVPGIATTRGALSDPEAADAAEWLLLLTDPLCELRVLAELGTEDDELGMPGVQSAGESVASSLGKLPRELQRGTDGADELTHLLRDVGLIDSYGEALDEIAASDEFRDACAAAQDDASAAELTTATSRAIVALLLAGAQDMVICTGDERDRIVDLLSSRIGGTARGPVTRVAGMLLKLGLRLTPQSVLDRQRGEFTSDRASEVGDILRYQARGGPLRDRLAQVIGQSPEPPVVIGHSLGGIALVDALALAAVRQQPLSVRLLVTVGSQAPFLHELGALAGLPPGATLPPGFPQWLNIYDRRDLLSYLAEPVFPGDSRVADHEVRSRQPFPVSHSAYWKLDAVYDQIGEALR; translated from the coding sequence ATGCGATTCATCTTCGTGCATGGAACCGGGGTGCGCCGCGAGCGCTTCGACGACCTGTTCCGGTGGGTATGCAAAGGGCTGGTTGAACGATTCCAGGATGCGGACGTCGAGCCGTGCTACTGGGGTGACACGTTCGGAACGACACTCAGCGCGGGCGGCGCTTCCGTCCCAGGGATCGCAACCACACGCGGCGCTCTCAGTGATCCCGAAGCAGCAGATGCAGCTGAGTGGTTGCTGCTCCTCACCGACCCACTCTGCGAACTTAGGGTCCTCGCCGAGCTGGGCACCGAAGATGACGAACTCGGGATGCCGGGCGTGCAGTCAGCGGGCGAGTCGGTCGCCAGCAGCCTCGGAAAGCTGCCCAGAGAGCTTCAGCGGGGTACGGACGGAGCGGATGAGCTGACCCACCTGCTCAGGGACGTCGGCCTCATCGACAGCTACGGCGAGGCGCTGGATGAGATAGCGGCTTCCGACGAGTTCCGTGACGCGTGCGCCGCTGCACAGGATGATGCCTCCGCGGCGGAACTCACCACTGCCACGAGCCGTGCCATCGTTGCGCTCTTGCTCGCCGGTGCCCAGGACATGGTGATATGCACCGGCGACGAACGGGACCGGATCGTGGACCTGCTGAGCAGCCGGATCGGCGGGACAGCGCGCGGCCCTGTGACCCGGGTAGCAGGCATGCTCCTCAAGCTTGGGTTACGCCTGACTCCGCAATCTGTCTTGGACCGCCAGCGGGGCGAGTTCACCTCGGACCGGGCATCCGAGGTGGGGGACATCCTGCGCTACCAGGCACGCGGCGGCCCGCTCCGCGACCGCCTGGCACAAGTCATCGGGCAGAGCCCGGAACCGCCCGTCGTGATCGGCCACAGCCTCGGTGGCATCGCCCTCGTGGATGCTCTGGCCCTGGCCGCTGTTCGCCAGCAGCCCCTGTCGGTACGGCTACTAGTCACGGTCGGTTCCCAGGCCCCCTTCCTGCACGAACTCGGTGCCCTCGCCGGCCTCCCGCCCGGCGCTACCCTGCCGCCCGGCTTCCCTCAGTGGCTGAACATCTACGACCGCAGGGACCTGCTCTCCTACCTGGCCGAGCCCGTCTTTCCTGGCGACTCTCGGGTAGCCGATCACGAGGTGCGTAGCCGGCAGCCTTTCCCCGTCTCGCACAGCGCGTACTGGAAGCTCGACGCGGTCTACGACCAGATCGGTGAGGCTCTGCGATGA
- a CDS encoding IS630 family transposase, translated as MAEPVRVRRLTDQEGQRLQQIVRRGSTSSVRYRRAMMLLASAGGNRVPVIAQLVQADEDTVRDVIHRFNEIGLACLDPQWAGGRPRLLKPDDEDFVIQTATTRPAKLGHPFTCWSLRKLVAYLRKVHGRVIRIGREALRCLLARRGVTFQRTKTWKESPDPEREPKLDRIVEVLDRFPDRVFAFDEFGPLGIRPTAGSGWAKQGHPDRLPATYHRTHGVRYFHGCYSVGDDRLWGVNRRRKGAANTLVALKSIRAARPDGAPIYVIMDNLSAHKGADIRRWAKKSKVELCFTPTYASWANPIEAHFGPLRQFTIANSHHLNHPVQTRALHAYLWWRNANARHRDVLAAERKERARVRSEKGIRWGGRPLPAAA; from the coding sequence GTGGCTGAGCCTGTCCGTGTGCGAAGACTGACTGACCAGGAGGGGCAGCGGCTGCAGCAGATCGTGCGTCGGGGCAGCACGAGTTCTGTGCGCTATCGGCGCGCGATGATGCTGCTGGCCTCGGCCGGCGGGAACCGCGTGCCGGTGATCGCACAACTGGTGCAGGCCGACGAGGACACCGTCCGGGACGTGATCCACCGCTTCAACGAGATCGGCCTGGCCTGCCTGGACCCTCAGTGGGCGGGAGGCCGTCCCCGCCTTCTCAAGCCTGACGACGAGGACTTCGTCATCCAGACGGCTACCACCCGCCCTGCGAAGCTCGGCCATCCCTTCACCTGTTGGTCGCTGCGCAAACTCGTCGCCTACCTGCGGAAAGTCCACGGCCGAGTCATCCGGATCGGCCGCGAGGCATTACGTTGCCTGCTCGCCCGCCGTGGCGTCACCTTCCAGCGCACCAAGACATGGAAGGAGTCCCCCGACCCGGAACGCGAGCCGAAGCTGGACCGGATCGTGGAGGTGCTGGACCGTTTCCCGGACCGGGTCTTCGCGTTCGACGAGTTCGGCCCGCTCGGAATCCGGCCCACCGCAGGCTCGGGCTGGGCCAAGCAGGGTCACCCCGACCGGCTGCCCGCCACCTACCACCGCACCCACGGCGTCCGGTACTTTCACGGATGCTACTCGGTCGGCGACGACCGCCTGTGGGGCGTCAACCGCCGCAGGAAAGGTGCCGCGAACACGCTGGTCGCGCTGAAGTCGATCCGCGCCGCCCGGCCTGACGGCGCCCCGATCTACGTGATCATGGACAATCTGTCCGCCCACAAGGGCGCCGACATCCGCCGCTGGGCGAAGAAGAGCAAGGTCGAGTTGTGCTTTACCCCGACCTACGCCTCGTGGGCGAACCCGATCGAGGCGCACTTCGGACCGCTGAGGCAGTTCACCATCGCCAACTCCCATCACCTCAACCACCCAGTGCAGACCCGGGCCCTGCACGCGTACCTGTGGTGGCGTAACGCCAATGCCCGCCACCGCGACGTCCTGGCCGCCGAGCGCAAGGAACGTGCCCGCGTCCGTAGCGAGAAAGGCATCCGCTGGGGCGGCCGACCCCTTCCGGCAGCGGCTTGA
- a CDS encoding GNAT family N-acetyltransferase gives MTALLNDDLTQASAEAGIALTEYFVTDTAKWVWQYRINQLISDPGCAGWLTQTVVAEPEGAVVGYAGFHGPPDEAGMVELGYSVAPAYRRQGYARAILAELIHRSVAEPGVRTVRVTISPDNTASLATISGFGFVEVGEQWDEEDGLETIFEVPV, from the coding sequence ATGACCGCCTTGCTGAACGACGATCTGACTCAAGCCAGTGCCGAAGCAGGTATCGCTCTCACCGAGTACTTCGTCACGGACACAGCAAAGTGGGTGTGGCAGTACCGGATCAATCAGCTCATCTCGGACCCGGGTTGCGCGGGGTGGCTCACGCAGACTGTGGTAGCCGAGCCGGAAGGTGCCGTCGTGGGGTATGCCGGGTTCCACGGGCCGCCAGATGAGGCAGGCATGGTGGAGCTCGGTTACTCCGTGGCCCCCGCCTACCGCCGTCAGGGCTACGCCAGGGCGATTCTGGCCGAGTTGATACATCGGTCTGTTGCCGAACCCGGAGTCAGGACCGTGCGGGTGACGATCAGTCCTGACAACACCGCATCCCTGGCCACGATATCCGGGTTCGGCTTTGTGGAGGTCGGAGAGCAATGGGATGAGGAAGACGGCCTCGAAACCATATTTGAAGTCCCTGTCTGA